A stretch of the Armatimonadota bacterium genome encodes the following:
- a CDS encoding flagellar basal body L-ring protein FlgH, producing the protein MWCGRSWWRWCSEVFVLLTLWAVPAAAGSLWPQNGSSLFTDQRAGAVGDLVTVVVTEGISAQTQSRTSSARSITLDLGGGSGALSLFPAAGFESGQDASTSRAVGSNVGVQARITLRVVEVLPRGVLRLAGERELLLREEPYRLRITGFVRRTDIQGDNTVSSDRLSDVRIVLEGPRRPFTGNNPLQWILDGFGALLRFLFSWLE; encoded by the coding sequence GTGTGGTGCGGCCGGAGCTGGTGGCGGTGGTGTTCTGAGGTCTTTGTCCTCCTGACGCTCTGGGCGGTGCCCGCGGCGGCCGGCTCCCTGTGGCCCCAGAACGGGTCCTCCCTGTTCACGGACCAGCGGGCCGGAGCCGTGGGGGATCTCGTGACCGTGGTGGTGACCGAGGGCATCTCCGCCCAGACCCAGAGCCGCACCAGTTCCGCCCGGTCTATCACCCTGGATCTGGGCGGTGGGAGCGGAGCCTTGAGCCTCTTTCCCGCGGCGGGATTTGAATCCGGGCAGGACGCCAGCACCAGCCGGGCGGTGGGGAGCAACGTGGGCGTGCAGGCCCGCATCACCCTGCGGGTGGTGGAGGTGCTGCCGCGGGGAGTGCTGCGGCTGGCGGGCGAGCGGGAGCTGCTGCTGCGGGAGGAGCCGTACCGGCTGCGGATCACGGGGTTCGTACGGCGGACGGACATCCAGGGCGACAACACCGTCAGCTCGGACCGCCTCTCGGACGTCCGCATCGTGCTGGAAGGGCCGCGGCGCCCCTTCACGGGCAACAACCCGCTCCAGTGGATCCTCGACGGGTTCGGGGCGCTCCTGCGGTTCCTGTTCAGCTGGCTGGAGTAG